One region of Streptomyces rishiriensis genomic DNA includes:
- a CDS encoding leishmanolysin-related zinc metalloendopeptidase, whose protein sequence is MSKVATNTFQTYRAVASFERAREIARTTSPFTIEIRFLGGLTGTQQDAFAAAADRWAKVVVGDLDTALVNGDVIDDLLIEAEGVTIDGPGRVLGMAGPTDFRDDSAQFGAFLPAKGVMRFDSADLTRMEADGTLVDVITHEMGHVLGIGTLWTAFGLLKGGGTQNPSFVGARATAEFAALLGEEDPAPVPVANFGGPGTQDSHWREAVFVNELMSPFISGAGNPLSRMTAASLGDLGYQVDLDGAEPYTLPNLLQIAREGALVPHTAPLGDGMMLPVVPTRLPAATP, encoded by the coding sequence ATGAGCAAGGTCGCCACCAACACCTTCCAGACGTATCGAGCGGTCGCCAGTTTCGAGCGGGCCAGGGAGATAGCCCGCACGACGTCACCGTTCACCATCGAGATCCGCTTCCTCGGCGGACTGACGGGCACTCAGCAGGACGCCTTCGCCGCGGCTGCCGACCGTTGGGCCAAGGTCGTCGTCGGGGACCTGGACACCGCGCTCGTCAACGGCGACGTCATCGACGACCTGCTCATCGAGGCCGAAGGGGTCACGATCGACGGTCCCGGCCGCGTCCTGGGGATGGCCGGCCCCACCGACTTCCGTGACGACTCCGCGCAGTTCGGCGCGTTCCTGCCGGCGAAGGGCGTGATGAGGTTCGACTCCGCCGACCTCACCCGGATGGAGGCGGACGGCACGCTCGTCGATGTGATCACGCACGAGATGGGACACGTCCTGGGCATCGGCACCCTGTGGACGGCGTTCGGCCTCCTCAAGGGCGGCGGCACCCAGAACCCCAGCTTCGTCGGCGCCCGCGCGACGGCCGAGTTCGCCGCACTCCTCGGTGAGGAGGACCCGGCGCCGGTGCCGGTCGCCAACTTCGGCGGGCCCGGTACCCAGGACAGCCACTGGCGTGAGGCGGTCTTCGTCAACGAACTCATGTCGCCGTTCATCTCCGGAGCCGGCAACCCCCTGAGCCGGATGACCGCGGCGAGCCTCGGCGACCTCGGCTACCAGGTCGACCTCGACGGCGCCGAACCCTACACACTGCCGAATCTGCTCCAGATCGCCAGGGAGGGCGCTCTCGTGCCGCACACGGCGCCACTCGGCGACGGCATGATGCTTCCGGTGGTGCCGACGCGTCTTCCCGCCGCGACGCCGTAG
- a CDS encoding STM4011 family radical SAM protein produces MDLTLLYRGPLASCDYDCPYCPFAKRRDSTEQLRADRSALERFARWATARTDDRLSLLFTPWGEGLVRSWYRRALADLSHLPHIRRVAIQTNLSCRTDWLAEADPDTLALWCTYHPGQTPYDRFLAKCRDLSERGIRYSVGVVGLPEHLDAARRLRADLPEPVYLWINAAEGHTYEDAEADRWTALDPLFPYSRHPHTSAGLPCRTGDSVISVDGEGTVRRCHFVRAELGNLYDGSYRAALRPRPCPLAVCDCHIGYVHLETLPLYDVFAGGVLERIPAPVPAQHSARITTIAMRAETTGLRSVD; encoded by the coding sequence ATGGATCTGACCCTGCTCTACCGCGGCCCGCTCGCCTCCTGCGACTACGACTGCCCCTACTGCCCGTTCGCGAAGCGACGCGACAGCACGGAACAGCTGCGCGCCGACCGGAGCGCCCTCGAACGGTTCGCGCGGTGGGCGACGGCCCGCACCGACGACAGGCTCTCGCTCCTCTTCACCCCCTGGGGCGAGGGGCTGGTCCGCTCCTGGTACCGGCGCGCCCTCGCCGACCTCTCGCACCTGCCGCACATCCGCCGGGTCGCCATCCAGACCAACCTCAGCTGCCGCACCGACTGGCTCGCCGAGGCCGACCCCGACACCCTGGCCCTGTGGTGCACGTACCACCCGGGCCAGACGCCGTACGACCGTTTCCTCGCCAAGTGCCGCGACCTGTCGGAGCGGGGCATCCGCTACAGCGTCGGCGTGGTCGGACTGCCCGAGCACCTCGACGCGGCCCGCCGGCTGCGCGCCGACCTGCCCGAACCCGTCTACCTGTGGATCAACGCCGCCGAGGGCCACACCTACGAGGACGCCGAGGCCGACCGGTGGACCGCGCTCGACCCGCTCTTCCCGTACAGCCGCCACCCGCACACCAGCGCCGGGCTGCCCTGCCGCACCGGCGACTCGGTGATCTCGGTCGACGGCGAGGGCACCGTCCGGCGCTGCCACTTCGTCCGCGCCGAACTCGGCAACCTCTACGACGGTTCGTACCGCGCCGCCCTGCGCCCCCGACCCTGCCCGCTCGCCGTCTGCGACTGCCACATCGGCTATGTCCATCTCGAGACGCTGCCGCTGTACGACGTCTTCGCGGGCGGGGTCCTGGAGCGGATCCCGGCACCCGTCCCCGCACAGCACTCCGCCCGCATCACGACGATCGCGATGCGGGCGGAGACCACGGGCCTGCGGAGCGTGGACTGA
- a CDS encoding FAD binding domain-containing protein, with translation MQLRLPSSISEAQRCLAEGAVPVGGATLVWAGWQRDGFPEQAVSLRNVPEAGTVGPHGLGGAVLLHRVDATVPEALHRAASGVGTGAVRRAATVGGNIVGSTLRCLLPAALVLDARATVLEPDSVYETDLGELLAKRHVLLSLRWRTPLVSGYRKLEGEAGGPPPLVVAVAVHADGDGPGELRVAVRDGYEVFSESTPYDSDPEQVLHALAGTDVSALPATAREAVHAQITDVLARAAEG, from the coding sequence GTGCAGTTGCGTCTTCCCTCCTCGATATCCGAAGCCCAGCGGTGTCTGGCGGAGGGAGCGGTACCGGTAGGCGGCGCCACGCTCGTGTGGGCCGGCTGGCAGCGGGACGGCTTCCCCGAGCAGGCCGTGTCACTGCGCAACGTCCCGGAGGCCGGCACGGTGGGGCCGCACGGACTGGGCGGCGCCGTGCTGCTGCACCGCGTCGACGCGACCGTGCCCGAGGCGCTGCACCGGGCGGCCTCCGGCGTGGGCACCGGCGCGGTGCGCAGGGCCGCGACGGTCGGCGGCAACATCGTCGGAAGCACGCTGCGCTGTCTGCTCCCGGCGGCCCTCGTCCTCGACGCCCGCGCCACCGTCCTGGAACCCGACAGCGTCTACGAGACCGATCTGGGCGAGCTGCTGGCGAAGCGTCACGTACTGCTCAGCCTGCGCTGGCGCACCCCCCTGGTCAGCGGCTACCGCAAGCTGGAGGGCGAGGCGGGCGGGCCGCCGCCCCTCGTCGTCGCCGTCGCCGTGCACGCCGACGGCGACGGTCCCGGCGAGCTGCGGGTGGCCGTACGCGACGGCTACGAGGTGTTCAGCGAGAGCACGCCGTACGACTCCGATCCGGAACAGGTCCTGCACGCCCTGGCGGGCACCGACGTGAGCGCCCTCCCCGCCACCGCCCGGGAGGCGGTCCACGCCCAGATCACCGACGTACTGGCCCGCGCCGCCGAAGGCTGA
- a CDS encoding STM4013/SEN3800 family hydrolase, giving the protein MNEVVGSHDLLLVTLDTLRHDVAAELAAAGRIPQLARHLPGGRWEERHAPGSFTYASHQAIFAGFLPTPAAPGPHPRLFAAGFAGSETTAGGTYVYDTPDLVSGLAEDGYHTVCIGGVGFFNKQGPLGSVLPGLFHESHWAPEFGVTSPESFENQVARAEQVVRGLPPEQRLFLFVNVSALHQPNWFHLPGATRETGDSRETHAAALEYVDRHIGRLFAAASSRRRCFAIVCSDHGTAYGDDGYTGHRLGHESVWTVPYAHFFLDPAPRPTEAGR; this is encoded by the coding sequence ATGAACGAGGTGGTGGGAAGCCACGACCTCCTGCTCGTCACCCTCGACACACTCCGCCACGACGTCGCCGCCGAGCTGGCGGCCGCGGGCCGCATCCCGCAGCTGGCCCGCCACCTCCCGGGCGGCCGCTGGGAGGAGCGGCACGCGCCGGGCAGCTTCACCTACGCCTCCCACCAGGCGATCTTCGCGGGCTTCCTGCCCACCCCGGCCGCCCCCGGACCGCATCCGCGCCTGTTCGCGGCGGGTTTCGCGGGCAGCGAGACCACCGCGGGCGGAACCTACGTCTACGACACCCCCGATCTCGTCTCGGGCCTCGCCGAGGACGGTTACCACACCGTGTGCATCGGGGGAGTGGGCTTCTTCAACAAGCAGGGCCCACTGGGCTCGGTGCTGCCCGGCCTGTTCCACGAGTCCCACTGGGCACCGGAGTTCGGCGTCACCTCGCCCGAGTCCTTCGAGAACCAGGTCGCCCGGGCCGAGCAGGTCGTACGCGGACTCCCCCCGGAACAACGGCTGTTCCTCTTCGTCAACGTGTCCGCCCTGCACCAGCCGAACTGGTTCCACCTGCCCGGCGCGACGCGCGAGACCGGCGACAGCCGGGAGACGCACGCCGCCGCGCTGGAGTACGTGGACCGGCACATCGGGCGGCTGTTCGCCGCCGCGAGCAGCAGGCGCCGCTGTTTCGCGATCGTCTGCTCCGACCACGGCACCGCCTACGGCGACGACGGCTACACCGGCCACCGCCTCGGCCACGAGTCCGTGTGGACCGTGCCGTACGCCCACTTCTTCCTCGACCCCGCACCCCGTCCGACGGAGGCCGGCCGATGA
- a CDS encoding STM4012 family radical SAM protein yields MTTAEPATRTSPYQHYVYAYPHKTAYRGLPGRPSLKALWAAEPKDALSLYLHIPFCEVRCGFCNLFTRIGAPDGLTGAYLDALERQAGEVREALGETDDVRFATVAFGGGTPTFLTAAELDRLCDIAEHRMGADLRAVPLSVEASPATATADRLAVLAGRGATRLSLGVQSFVDSEARAAVRPQRRAEVEAALARIRDTGIPVLNIDLIYGIDGQTEQTWRHSLDAALAWRPEELYLYPLYVRPLTGLDRRGAGPAAAEGSDPAWDEQRLRLYRAGRDHLLAHGYTQQSMRMFRRTDAPPQGADDYACQTDGMIGLGCGARSYTARLHYSFDYAVGMHRIRGIIDDYVAADASAFAHAEVGHPMNSQEARRRHLLQSLLQAEGLRLDDYRTRFGGAPADDFGPELRRFAERGWLTEADPSVLRLTPEGLAHSDAVGPELFSPSVRAAMTAYERK; encoded by the coding sequence ATGACCACCGCCGAGCCGGCCACCCGCACCAGCCCCTACCAGCACTACGTCTACGCCTACCCGCACAAGACGGCCTACCGCGGGCTTCCCGGCCGCCCGTCCCTGAAGGCCCTCTGGGCGGCGGAGCCCAAGGACGCGCTCTCCCTGTACCTGCACATACCGTTCTGCGAGGTCCGCTGCGGCTTCTGCAACCTCTTCACCCGCATCGGCGCCCCCGACGGACTGACCGGCGCCTACCTGGACGCCCTGGAACGGCAGGCGGGGGAGGTACGGGAGGCGCTGGGGGAGACGGACGACGTCCGCTTCGCCACGGTCGCCTTCGGCGGGGGCACCCCGACCTTCCTCACCGCCGCCGAGCTGGACCGGCTCTGCGACATCGCCGAGCACCGGATGGGCGCCGACCTGCGCGCGGTCCCGCTCTCGGTCGAGGCCTCGCCCGCCACGGCCACCGCCGACCGCCTGGCCGTCCTGGCAGGCCGGGGCGCCACCCGGCTGAGCCTCGGCGTCCAGAGCTTCGTCGACTCCGAGGCCAGGGCCGCCGTACGCCCGCAGCGCCGCGCCGAGGTCGAGGCGGCCCTCGCCCGGATCCGCGACACCGGCATCCCGGTCCTCAACATCGACCTCATCTACGGCATCGACGGCCAGACCGAGCAGACCTGGCGGCACTCCCTGGACGCGGCTCTGGCCTGGCGTCCCGAGGAGCTCTACCTCTACCCGCTCTACGTCCGCCCGCTGACCGGCCTCGACCGCCGCGGCGCGGGACCGGCGGCGGCCGAGGGCTCCGACCCGGCCTGGGACGAGCAGCGGCTGCGGCTCTACCGCGCCGGCCGCGACCACCTCCTCGCGCACGGCTACACCCAGCAGTCCATGCGGATGTTCCGCCGTACCGACGCCCCGCCGCAGGGCGCGGACGACTACGCCTGCCAGACCGACGGCATGATCGGCCTCGGCTGCGGCGCCCGCTCCTACACGGCCCGACTGCACTACTCCTTCGACTACGCCGTCGGCATGCACCGGATCCGGGGCATCATCGACGACTACGTCGCCGCCGACGCGTCCGCCTTCGCCCACGCCGAGGTCGGTCACCCCATGAACTCCCAGGAGGCGCGCCGCCGCCATCTCCTCCAGTCGCTCCTGCAGGCCGAGGGGCTGCGCCTCGACGACTACCGGACCCGTTTCGGCGGCGCGCCGGCCGACGACTTCGGCCCGGAGCTCCGACGCTTCGCCGAGCGCGGCTGGCTGACCGAGGCGGACCCGTCGGTCCTCAGGCTCACCCCCGAAGGCCTCGCCCACTCCGACGCCGTCGGCCCCGAGCTGTTCTCCCCGTCCGTGCGGGCCGCCATGACCGCCTACGAGCGGAAGTGA
- a CDS encoding trypsin-like serine peptidase, which translates to MAATDRSRDERERQIAAAAARYGAAGDERRAVERQQDAGVAFPDSEEALAARAARLLERHAVSPAMVVEAVRAEPLAATAAYERILGVSKELQAWSFLPRGSRAARTVARISVRENGRELPLGTGFLVSPSLLMTNHHVLTDADASRQCFVEFDAQVTVDNTPQTPIRLELDPDAFFAADERLDFALVFVASGPDGRPPGETFGWNRLSVRTGKLVIGEPVNVIGHPMGRLKEIAVRDNMLQTRLDDFLHYRTDTEPGNSGSPVFNDQWEVVALHHSGVPRTDDQGRVLRQDGQVWRPGDGDDAIDWVANEGVRISSILKHLAALPRTSPPPSPLDELGPEAGLAQARAAAPAAAPVVVAAQPPAPERAAARAGLRARGGAFGGERHLVFLHGRSQEGKDPEKLRRAWAAGLNQGLVRAGLPPVDPADVWFPYYGDRLAQALTAHEAVPHVVEAPTATAAEVVAPSAPSARAVYEELIGEAALKWNMPRERQPATEGFGLGDLVGALQKRLSWLAARSDLDAWAIALIFRDVAAYLDDARPVREEVLDCVLEAVPDSGEVVLVSHSLGTVVGLDLATRLSPGVSVVHLTTAGSPLGLDSVYRRLLVGGPKRPDVVADWLNVWCPNDAVAIGCPLADDWADGLTDLAVINARDRAHSIVEYLSHTEVARSVGSRLAL; encoded by the coding sequence ATGGCTGCGACGGACAGGTCCCGCGATGAGCGGGAGCGCCAGATCGCGGCGGCCGCCGCACGGTACGGCGCGGCCGGCGACGAGCGGCGCGCGGTCGAACGGCAGCAGGACGCCGGGGTCGCCTTCCCGGACTCCGAGGAGGCACTCGCGGCCCGCGCGGCCCGGTTGCTGGAGCGGCACGCGGTGTCTCCCGCCATGGTGGTGGAGGCCGTCCGCGCGGAGCCGCTGGCCGCGACGGCGGCGTACGAACGCATCCTCGGGGTGTCCAAGGAGCTCCAGGCCTGGAGCTTCCTGCCGCGCGGCAGCCGGGCCGCACGTACCGTCGCCCGCATCTCGGTCCGGGAGAACGGCCGTGAACTGCCGCTCGGCACCGGCTTCCTCGTCTCGCCGAGCCTGCTGATGACCAACCATCACGTCCTCACCGACGCGGACGCCTCCCGGCAGTGCTTCGTGGAGTTCGACGCGCAGGTCACCGTCGACAACACACCCCAGACGCCGATCCGGCTGGAGCTCGACCCCGACGCCTTCTTCGCGGCGGACGAACGCCTCGACTTCGCGCTGGTGTTCGTCGCCTCCGGCCCGGACGGGCGGCCCCCCGGGGAGACGTTCGGCTGGAACCGGCTCAGCGTCCGGACGGGAAAGCTGGTGATCGGCGAGCCCGTCAACGTCATCGGCCATCCGATGGGCCGTCTGAAGGAGATCGCCGTACGCGACAACATGCTCCAGACGCGCCTCGACGACTTCCTCCACTACAGGACGGACACCGAACCCGGAAACTCCGGCTCGCCGGTCTTCAACGACCAGTGGGAGGTCGTCGCGCTCCATCACAGCGGGGTGCCCAGGACGGACGACCAGGGCCGCGTCCTGCGCCAGGACGGGCAGGTCTGGCGCCCCGGGGACGGCGACGACGCCATCGACTGGGTGGCCAACGAGGGCGTGCGCATCAGCTCGATCCTGAAGCACCTCGCGGCGCTCCCGCGCACCTCCCCGCCGCCGTCACCGCTGGACGAACTCGGTCCCGAGGCGGGCCTGGCCCAGGCCCGGGCCGCCGCTCCCGCCGCGGCACCCGTTGTCGTCGCCGCGCAGCCACCGGCACCCGAGCGGGCCGCCGCGCGGGCGGGCCTGCGCGCCCGGGGCGGCGCGTTCGGCGGCGAGCGGCACCTGGTCTTCCTGCACGGTCGTTCCCAGGAGGGCAAGGACCCCGAGAAGCTGCGCCGCGCGTGGGCGGCCGGGCTCAACCAGGGGCTCGTCCGCGCCGGGCTTCCTCCCGTCGACCCGGCGGACGTCTGGTTCCCCTACTACGGCGACAGGCTGGCGCAGGCCCTCACCGCGCACGAGGCCGTCCCCCACGTGGTCGAGGCGCCGACCGCCACGGCGGCGGAGGTGGTCGCGCCCTCCGCTCCGTCCGCCCGCGCGGTCTACGAGGAGCTCATCGGCGAGGCGGCCCTGAAGTGGAACATGCCCCGGGAGCGGCAACCGGCCACCGAGGGCTTCGGCCTGGGCGACCTCGTCGGCGCCCTCCAGAAGAGGCTGAGCTGGCTGGCCGCCAGGAGCGACCTCGACGCATGGGCCATCGCGCTGATCTTCCGTGACGTGGCCGCGTACCTCGACGACGCCCGGCCCGTCCGGGAGGAGGTCCTGGACTGTGTGCTCGAGGCGGTGCCGGACTCGGGCGAGGTGGTTCTCGTCAGTCACAGCCTGGGCACGGTCGTCGGCCTGGACCTCGCCACACGGCTGTCTCCCGGGGTGAGCGTCGTCCATCTGACCACGGCCGGCAGTCCTCTCGGGCTGGACAGTGTGTACCGCAGGCTTCTCGTGGGCGGGCCCAAGCGTCCCGACGTGGTCGCGGACTGGCTCAACGTGTGGTGCCCCAACGACGCGGTCGCCATCGGCTGCCCGCTGGCCGACGACTGGGCGGACGGCCTGACCGACCTCGCCGTCATCAACGCCCGCGACCGGGCCCACAGCATCGTGGAGTACCTCTCCCACACCGAGGTCGCCCGGTCGGTCGGCAGCCGTCTCGCGCTCTGA
- a CDS encoding STM4014 family protein, which translates to MVHRPSPLGESGPDRASGPRLAVVGNPDNRRVALFEEAVRAAGLPAPRVVPWADVLSAGGAEFAADEIVRLDSPGENPAVDRLLRGATDPTRVEGSGRWYARFTAAVRSLRGGVRLDDPDELAVLFDKRLCHAVLDAAGVSVPASPTSGPRGEPVRGWDDVRASMRAHRMPRLFVKPAHGSSASGVLAVESGGGGRIRATTSVELAADGGLHNSLRVRRYEREQDIAAIVDALAPDGLHLERWLPKASQDGRAADLRVVVVAGRATHAVVRTSRSPLTNLHLGGRRGDLDSVREAVEGAGARWTDLLEVCERAAACFPRTLCVGVDLLPAVGWHRAAVGEVNAFGDLLPRLTGLPGSGAEGLDTYAAQVAAVLGDPTRYRTGTSHA; encoded by the coding sequence ATGGTTCACCGTCCCTCCCCCCTCGGCGAGTCCGGCCCGGACCGGGCGTCCGGGCCGCGCCTCGCGGTGGTCGGCAACCCGGACAACCGTCGGGTCGCCCTCTTCGAGGAAGCGGTGCGCGCGGCCGGCCTGCCGGCCCCGCGTGTCGTGCCGTGGGCGGACGTGCTGAGCGCCGGCGGCGCCGAGTTCGCCGCCGACGAGATCGTCCGCCTGGACTCACCCGGCGAGAACCCCGCGGTCGACCGGCTGCTGCGCGGTGCCACGGACCCGACGCGGGTCGAGGGCTCCGGCCGCTGGTACGCCCGCTTCACCGCCGCCGTCCGCAGCCTGCGCGGCGGCGTCCGCCTCGACGACCCGGACGAGCTGGCGGTGCTGTTCGACAAGCGGCTCTGCCACGCCGTCCTGGACGCGGCGGGCGTTTCGGTGCCCGCCTCACCCACCTCGGGCCCACGGGGCGAGCCGGTACGCGGCTGGGACGACGTACGCGCGTCGATGCGCGCCCATCGGATGCCCCGGCTCTTCGTGAAACCCGCGCACGGATCGTCCGCCTCGGGCGTCCTCGCCGTCGAGTCGGGCGGCGGCGGCCGGATCAGGGCCACCACCTCCGTGGAACTCGCCGCCGACGGCGGCCTGCACAACTCCCTCCGGGTGCGCCGCTACGAACGCGAGCAGGACATCGCGGCCATCGTCGACGCGCTCGCCCCGGACGGGCTGCACCTCGAGCGCTGGCTGCCGAAGGCCTCCCAGGACGGCCGGGCCGCCGACCTCAGGGTCGTCGTCGTGGCCGGTCGCGCCACCCACGCGGTGGTCCGCACCAGCCGGTCGCCCCTGACCAACCTCCATCTCGGCGGCCGCCGGGGCGACCTGGACTCCGTCCGGGAAGCCGTCGAGGGGGCGGGCGCCCGCTGGACCGACCTGCTGGAGGTGTGCGAGCGGGCCGCCGCCTGCTTCCCGCGCACCCTGTGCGTCGGAGTCGACCTGCTGCCGGCCGTCGGCTGGCACCGGGCCGCGGTCGGAGAGGTCAACGCCTTCGGCGACCTGCTGCCCCGGCTCACCGGCCTGCCCGGCAGCGGCGCGGAAGGCCTCGACACCTACGCGGCCCAGGTGGCCGCCGTCCTGGGCGACCCCACCCGGTACAGAACAGGAACATCGCATGCCTGA
- a CDS encoding GNAT family N-acetyltransferase has protein sequence MPYRLRPAVLADAPAVAALLNEVDRIEIGRPETDPRTVEADLKHPDTDLRRDSWLAFDGDRLVAYGLLWDESGGERVDIDHYVLPDRQEAGRLVLASMETRALERARENGAGRAVVHLHLNAAPTLDTALLRARGWSVVRRYHVLRRPLDRAADRPPASPPGVRLRACATEADRVRVHELYQSAFAEHFDFQPRGYEQWLHDVDAAGLDWSLVWIAATDESGDAGFVLARDDREAMGWIRSIGVLREARGRGLAGLLLRQAFAAFAVRGRDSVGLGVDTSNATGAPGLYARHGMVLHYAVDTWEAVLR, from the coding sequence ATGCCCTACCGCCTGCGTCCCGCCGTCCTCGCCGACGCGCCCGCCGTCGCCGCTCTCCTCAACGAGGTCGACCGCATCGAGATCGGCCGGCCCGAGACGGATCCGCGCACCGTCGAGGCCGATCTGAAGCACCCCGACACGGATCTGCGGCGGGACTCCTGGCTCGCCTTCGACGGTGACCGGCTGGTCGCGTACGGGCTGCTGTGGGACGAGTCGGGCGGCGAACGCGTCGACATCGACCACTACGTCCTGCCCGACCGGCAGGAGGCGGGCCGGCTCGTCCTGGCCTCGATGGAGACCCGGGCGCTGGAGCGGGCCCGGGAGAACGGGGCCGGGCGGGCCGTGGTGCATCTGCATCTCAACGCGGCGCCCACCCTCGACACCGCGCTGCTCCGGGCCCGCGGCTGGTCCGTCGTACGGCGCTACCACGTACTGCGCCGTCCCCTGGACCGGGCGGCTGACCGGCCGCCGGCGTCGCCCCCCGGGGTGCGGCTGCGGGCCTGCGCCACCGAGGCGGACCGGGTCCGCGTCCACGAGCTCTACCAGTCCGCCTTCGCCGAGCACTTCGACTTCCAGCCACGCGGCTACGAGCAGTGGCTGCACGACGTGGACGCGGCGGGGCTCGACTGGTCCCTGGTGTGGATCGCCGCCACGGACGAGTCCGGCGACGCCGGGTTCGTGCTGGCCCGCGACGACCGTGAGGCGATGGGGTGGATCCGCAGCATCGGCGTGCTGCGTGAAGCCCGGGGACGCGGACTGGCCGGGCTGCTGCTGCGGCAGGCCTTCGCGGCCTTCGCCGTCCGGGGCCGGGACAGCGTCGGGCTCGGTGTGGACACCTCCAACGCGACCGGCGCGCCGGGGCTGTACGCGCGCCACGGAATGGTCCTGCACTACGCCGTGGACACCTGGGAGGCCGTCCTGCGATGA
- a CDS encoding STM4015 family protein yields the protein MTIGDHLDVLFGLPAYTFPGPDRTPRPVEPESVAWRVTSDVYEADEAWTKAFARFCSAVDTTRVRALIVGAWQEAYDTDPSDVVEALVAARDRFPALRAVFLGDMVGEECEISWINQTDVTPLLTAFPALEEFGVRGGTGLRFPAVSHRALRRLVIETGGLPAEVVRGVGGSDLPELVHLDLWLGTPEYGGDSEVADLEPILSGARLPSLRHLALRNSEIQDAVAAAVASAPVVARLEVLDLSMGVLTDEGAAALLGGQPLTHLKKLDLHYHYLSESLEERVRRTVETAGVEVDLDRDDAEEDSDDDGTPWRYVAVGE from the coding sequence ATGACCATCGGTGATCACCTCGACGTGCTGTTCGGGCTGCCCGCGTACACCTTTCCCGGCCCGGACCGCACGCCCCGCCCGGTGGAGCCGGAATCCGTCGCCTGGCGCGTCACCAGTGACGTCTACGAGGCCGACGAGGCCTGGACGAAGGCGTTCGCCCGCTTCTGTTCCGCCGTCGACACCACCCGGGTGCGAGCCCTGATCGTCGGTGCCTGGCAGGAGGCGTACGACACGGACCCCTCCGACGTCGTGGAGGCGCTGGTGGCCGCCCGGGACCGGTTCCCCGCGTTGCGGGCGGTGTTCCTCGGCGACATGGTGGGGGAGGAGTGCGAGATCTCCTGGATCAACCAGACCGATGTGACCCCGCTTCTGACCGCGTTCCCCGCGCTGGAGGAGTTCGGCGTGCGCGGCGGGACCGGGCTGCGTTTCCCCGCCGTCAGCCACCGCGCGCTGCGCAGACTCGTGATCGAGACGGGCGGGCTGCCCGCCGAGGTCGTGCGCGGGGTCGGCGGCAGCGACCTGCCCGAGCTGGTCCATCTCGACCTGTGGCTCGGCACCCCCGAGTACGGCGGCGACAGCGAGGTCGCCGACCTGGAGCCGATCCTGTCCGGCGCCCGGCTGCCGAGCCTGCGTCACCTCGCCCTGCGCAACAGCGAGATCCAGGACGCCGTGGCCGCGGCCGTCGCGTCCGCGCCCGTGGTGGCGCGTCTGGAGGTGCTGGACCTCTCCATGGGCGTGCTGACCGACGAGGGCGCGGCCGCCCTGCTCGGCGGCCAGCCGCTCACCCACCTCAAGAAGCTCGACCTGCACTACCACTATCTGAGCGAGTCCCTCGAGGAGCGTGTGCGGCGGACCGTGGAGACCGCGGGCGTCGAGGTGGACCTCGACCGCGACGACGCCGAGGAGGACTCGGACGACGACGGCACGCCGTGGCGCTACGTCGCCGTCGGGGAGTGA